A genomic window from Punica granatum isolate Tunisia-2019 chromosome 2, ASM765513v2, whole genome shotgun sequence includes:
- the LOC116196939 gene encoding kinesin-like protein KIN-12B — MKHFMLPRGSKKQSRSKENLPPPDPNALPSDRSVSPANPKLRCPLPPRPPSSNPLKRKFALEGSENAVAAGATSDSGVKVVVRMRPPKQDEEDGEMTVQKVSCDSVLINGQTFTFDAVADTAATQLDIFELVGAPLVENCLAGFNSSIFAYGQTGSGKTYTMWGPAHALSEDILSNEQLGLTPRILERLFSRINEEEMKHAERQLKYQCRCSFLEIYNEQITDLLDPNQKNLQIREDIKSGVYVDNLTEESVSTMKDVRHLLLKGLSNRRTGATSINAESSRSHSVFTCIIESRCKSMADGLSSFKTSRINLVDLAGSERQKLTGAAGERLKEAGNINRSLSQLGNLINILAEVSQTGKQRHIPYRDSKLTFLLQESLGGNAKLAMVCAISPAQSCKSETFSTLRFAQRAKAIKNKAVVNEEVQEDVKYLREVIRQLRDELIWIKAKGNNPSDPSECHLTGQDIRRSLNILKLSLRHPVTLPPVDDDGDEEMEVDEEAIESLCAKASQHLSGAEDKIGNGSDSDNGCRGEQSMVDVNMDEAEQTHEPEFKKNLAASLHRGLEVIDGIRKSSALRQSAFRFSYRTADLKSILPSIKVDVGVQASCQDSQILKEAPETLLCTNCMNGMKKEVSEGNDGSNLQLVPINGSESTGKSKQVPKAVEKVLAGSFRREMALEDFCSKQASEIMQLNRLVKQYKHERECNAIIAQTREDKILRLESLFDGVLPSEEFVQDELASLSHECKILKEKYENHPELLRANIELKRHQDELEQYRNFFELGEKEVLLEEIQDLRCQLQYYIDSSSKSAWKHDEPLLLKYSFEPETTPALTTILESGESSEEKLIQEKLRWTEAESKWISLAEELRSELEASRSAAEKLKQELDTEKKCAEDLKEAMQLAMEGHARMLEQYADLEEKHMQLLARHRKIQDGIEDVKKAAAKAGVRGAESKFINSLAAEISALKVQRERERQHLRNENRELQAQLRDTAEAVQAAGELLARLKEAEEAVAAAQKRALVAEQETKKAYKEMEVLKRKHEKDITEARTQLLTEPHLTGGIRPPSHDEDTSSIAKYDTVDVETANDEQWRDEFKAFYDKGEDDLLRLEGPSTWFSGYDRCNI, encoded by the exons ATGAAGCACTTCATGCTTCCCCGGGGCTCCAAGAAGCAGAGCCGCTCCAAGGAGAACCTTCCGCCACCGGATCCCAACGCCCTGCCCAGCGATCGGAGCGTGTCACCGGCGAATCCGAAGCTCAGGTGTCCTCTACCTCCGAGGCCGCCTTCCTCGAATCCTCTCAAGAGGAAGTTCGCTCTGGAGGGTTCTGAAAATGCCGTAGCAGCTGGAGCAACTTCAGATTCAGGCGTCAAG GTCGTAGTTCGAATGCGGCCGCCAAAacaagatgaagaagatggagaGATGACGGTGCAAAAGGTTTCATGCGACTCTGTGTTAATCAATGGTCAGACTTTCACATTTGATGCCGTGGCTGATACAGCGGCAACACAG CTTGATATATTTGAGCTTGTAGGTGCCCCACTTGTTGAAAATTGCTTGGCAGGTTTCAACAGTTCTATATTTGCTTATGGGCAG ACGGGAAGTGGGAAGACTTACACAATGTGGGGTCCAGCACATGCTTTATCAGAAGATATATTATCAAATGAACAGCTAGGTTTGACCCCACGCATTCTTGAGCGCCTCTTCAGTCGAATAAACGAG GAAGAAATGAAGCATGCCGAGAGGCAGCTCAAGTACCAATGTCGCTGTTCGTTTCTTGAG ATATATAATGAGCAAATAACTGATTTGTTGGATCCAAATCAAAAGAACCTTCAG ATTAGAGAGGACATCAAATCTGGTGTCTATGTTGACAATTTGACCGAGGAAAGTGTGTCTACAATGAAGGATGTGAGGCATCTTTTATTAAAG GGATTGTCGAACAGGAGGACTGGTGCTACGAGCATAAATGCAGAGAGTTCTCGCTCTCACAGTGTTTTCACTTGCATTATCGAATCTAGATGCAAG AGCATGGCAGATGGTCTAAGTAGCTTCAAAACCAGTAGAATCAACTTAGTTGATCTGGCTGGGTCAGAGAGACAAAAGTTAACAGGTGCAGCAGGAGAAAGATTGAAAGAAGCGGGGAATATCAATCGTTCTCTATCACAGCTTGG GAACTTGATTAACATTCTCGCTGAAGTTTCTCAAACTGGGAAGCAAAGGCATATTCCATACCGAGATTCCAAGTTGACGTTCTTGTTGCAAGAATCTCTTGGTGGAAATGCGAAACTAGCAATGGTCTGCGCTATATCTCCTGCTCAAAG CTGTAAGAGTGAGACTTTCAGTACTCTGAGATTTGCTCAGCGAGCGAAGGCCATAAAGAACAAGGCAGTTGTCAATGAGGAAGTTCAGGAGGATGTCAAATATTTGCGAGAAGTCATACGACAACTTAGG GATGAATTAATTTGGATTAAGGCAAAGGGAAACAACCCAAGTGACCCGAGTGAATGTCACTTAACAGGACAGGACATCAGAAGAAGTTTGAATATCCTCAAACTGAGCCTTCGCCATCCTGTGACATTACCCCCAGTTGATGATGATGGCGATGAAGAGATGGAAGTAGACGAGGAGGCCATTGAGAGCCTCTGTGCCAAAGCAAGCCAGCATCTGTCTGGTGCTGAAGACAAAATAGGTAATGGGAGTGATTCAGATAATGGGTGCCGCGGAGAACAGAGTATGGTGGATGTTAATATGGACGAAGCTGAACAGACTCATGAACCAGAATTCAAAAAGAACCTAGCAGCTAGTCTCCACCGTGGTCTTGAAGTAATTGATGGTATCCGAAAGAGCTCTGCACTGAGGCAATCAGCATTCAGATTTTCATACCGAACAGCGGACTTGAAATCGATACTTCCAAGCATCAAGGTTGATGTTGGAGTACAGGCTTCTTGCCAAGATAGTCAGATACTAAAAGAAGCTCCAGAGACACTGTTGTGTACCAACTGCATGAATGGGATGAAGAAGGAGGTCAGTGAGGGCAATGATGGCTCAAACCTGCAGCTGGTGCCTATTAATGGGTCAGAGTCCACAGGGAAATCAAAGCAAGTCCCCAAG GCCGTGGAGAAAGTTCTGGCTGGATCGTTTAGGAGAGAAATGGCACTTGAAGATTTCTGTTCTAAGCAAGCTTCTGAGATCATGCAACTCAATCGCTTG GTAAAACAATACAAGCATGAAAGGGAATGCAATGCCATTATAGCTCAAACAAGGGAAGACAAAATACTTCGTCTTGAGAGCCTTTTCGATGGTGTATTACCTTCAGAGGAGTTCGTGCAGGACGAGTTAGCATCTTTGAGTCATGAGTGTAAG ATTCTGAAGGAGAAATATGAGAATCATCCTGAACTCCTACGAGCAAACATTGAGCTGAAAAGGCATCAAGACGAGCTAGAGCAATATaggaatttttttgaattgggGGAGAAGGAGGTGCTGTTAGAAGAGATTCAAGACTTAAGATGTCAGCTTCAGTACTACATTGATTCTTCGTCCAAGTCAGCTTGGAAACATGATGAACCGCTTCTACTAAAATATTCCTTTGAGCCTGAAACAACTCCAGCATTAACTACAATTCTGGAATCAGGGGAAAGTTCTGAAGAGAAGCTTATACAGGAGAAACTGCGATGGACTGAGGCAGAGAGCAAGTGGATATCACTTGCTGAAGAACTTAGGTCGGAACTTGAGGCGAGCAGGTCTGCGGCTGAAAAGCTGAAGCAGGAATTAGACACCGAGAAGAAGTGTGCAGAAGATCTGAAAGAAGCAATGCAATTGGCAATGGAGGGGCATGCTCGAATGCTTGAGCAGTACGCTGATCTTGAGGAGAAACATATGCAGTTGCTTGCACGTCATAGGAAGATACAGGATGGAATAGAGGATGTGAAGAAGGCTGCTGCTAAGGCCGGAGTCAGGGGTGCagaatctaagttcataaattcCCTTGCTGCGGAAATTTCAGCCCTTAAAGTccagagggagagggagaggcaACATCTGAGGAATGAGAACAGGGAACTTCAAGCTCAGTTGCGGGACACAGCTGAAGCAGTTCAAGCAGCGGGAGAACTGCTGGCACGGCTTAAAGAAGCGGAAGAAGCTGTCGCTGCAGCTCAG AAGCGAGCCCTGGTGGCGGAACAAGAAACTAAAAAGGCCTACAAGGAGATGGAGGTTCTGAAACGGAAACATGAGAAGGACATAACAGAAGCGCGTACTCAACTCCTCACGGAACCTCACTTGACCGGCGGAATTCGTCCACCCTCTCATGATGAAGACACCTCAAGCATTGCCAAGTATGACACTGTGGACGTGGAGACTGCTAATGATGAGCAGTGGAGGGATGAGTTTAAAGCGTTTTACGACAAAGGAGAAGATGACTTGTTGAGGCTTGAGGGTCCATCAACTTGGTTCTCTGGGTATGACCGGTGCAACATATGA